Below is a genomic region from Actinomadura sp. NAK00032.
ACTACGGCATCAGCACTCCAGACGAAGCGCCCCCAGCACGGCGGAGCTAGAGGACCAAGGCTCCACGTGCAGCCCCTCCAGCCCGCGCAGCGCTACGAGGCCAGCACGCCACACCCAGCACCCAGCGGCACGCGGCACGCGGCACCATGAGATCAGCCCGTCACACGAAGCGTCCTAGGGGCGGGCGGCGCCATCAGGTCTGCACGTCACATGAAGCGTCTCCAGAGGCGCGGCGCCATGGGATCAGCACTCCACGTGAAGCGCTTCTAGGCCGCGCAGTATGTAACCCGGCTTCCAGGTCGGCTCGGTTGCCAGGCGTAGGCCGGGGGTTGTGCGGAGCAGCGCGCCGAGCGATTCGGCGAGTTCGATGCGGGCGAGTGGGGCGCCCAGGCAGTAGTGGACGCCGAGCCCGAACGTGATGTGCGGGTTCGGGTCGCGGGACAGGTCGAGCCGGTTCGGCTCGGCGAACACCGCCGGGTCCCGGTTGGCGGACGCGAACTGCAGCGCCACCTCCGCACCCCGCGGGATGTCGACGCCGGCGACCGTCATGTCCTCCAGCACCCAGCGTTCGAACATGGGCGCAGGCGTGTCGTGGCGGAGCAGCTCCTCCACGGCCGTGGGGATGAGCGACGGGTCGGCACGCAGCCGCTCCAGCTCACCGGGGTTGCGGAACAGCGACCACCAGCCGTTGCCGGTCGCGTTGACGGTGGCCTCGTGCCCGGCGTTGAGCAGCAGGACGCAGGTGCCGATCAGCTCGTCCTCGGTGAGGCGGTCGCCTTCGTCCGCCACCTGCGCGAGAGCGGTGATGAGGTCGTCGCGCGGCTCGTCCCGGCGGGCGCGGGCCAGGTCGCGCAGGTAGTCGGAGAACTCGACGGCGGCGCGGACGGCCGTGCGCTGCACCTCCTCCGGCGGGTTCAGCTCGTACATGCCGCAGATGTCGGCCGACCAGGGGCGCAGGAGGTGGCGGTCCTCGACGGGCACCCCGAGCATCTCGGCGATCACGTTCACCGGGAGCGGCTCGGCGACCGCGGCGAGCAGGTCGCCGCCGCCCTCGGCGGCGAGGTCCCCGGCCAGCTCACCGGCGAGCCGCCTGATCGTCGGGCGCAGGCCCTCGACCATCCGGGCGGTGAACGCCTTCGCCACCAGCCGCCGCAGCCGCGTGTGGACGGGCGGCTCCACGTCCAGCATCCCGGCCCGGATCAGATCCCAGAACGGCTTGAGGAAGTCCGCCTCCGGCTCCTGGCCGAACTCCTCATGGCTCGCGATGTGCAGGTAGGACCGCCCGAGCCGCCGATCACGCAGCAGCGCGTCGACGTCCTCGTGCCGGCTGATCACCCACTGGCCGGTGGGCTCGTGGAAGAAGACCGGACGCTCGTCCCGAAGCCGCTCGAACGCGGGGTAGGGATCCGCCACGAAATCAGCTGACCAGGGGTCATACGCCACATCGCTCATGAACACGAAGATATGCGCATCCCGCCCCGGGGCCGACACCCCGACTCCGAGGGGGCGCCAGCCGCCGGAGGCTCGGGCCACCGTCTGCTCCCACTACTCGGCCGACCCGGTCCGCGGCGGCTGGCGCGCTCACATGGGGATCAGCGACGCCGCTGATCGCTCCTTTAGTTGAAGCCGAAGGTGGCCGAAAGAGGCCGATACCGGAAGAGACCGGCGGGAACGGCATCGGCGAGGGCCTTGTAGCCGGCGGGGTTCAGATGCAGATGATCACCCACGTCGTGGGCGGGAAGCAGCCGACCGGTCGCGGACGCATCGCGCGCCGCCCGATCGAAATCGATGACCGCGTCGAAACGGCGGCTGGTTCGGATCCAGGCGTTGACCGTCTGCCGCGCCCGCTCCCTGTACGCGTCCGGATCGTCGTACATGGTGTTGCCGCCGAACGGGGTCAGCGTCGCGCCGTACACCCGGATGCCCTGCGCGTGCGCGCGGACGATGATCTGGTCGTAGGCGGCGATCAGGCTGTCCGCGACCTGCTTCTGCGCGTCCGGAGCGGCCTCCGCGGTGCCAATGTCGTTGACGCCCTCGAAGACGACGAGCCATTGGACGCCGCTCTGAGCCAGCACATCACGATCCAACCTGGCGAGTGCATTGGGCCCGAGCCCGTCATGGAGGACGCGGTTGCCGCCGGCGGCCTGGTTCGCGATGGCGATGTCGGACGTCGCCGGACGGGCCTGCAACCGGTCGAGCAGTTGGTCGGGCCACCGGTCGTTCTTGTTCGTCGTAGAGCCGCGTCCGTCGGTCAGTGAGTCGCCGAGGATGACGGCGGCCGCTGTGGTGGGCTTAGCCCACACCTCAAGGCCGCTTAGGAAGTACCAGTGGTCGGTGTGGGCCGCCCCGGACAGGTCAGCGTCGGTTACATGGTCACCGGCCACCATGTAGGACGTGGTCCTGGAGCCAGGGTGGGACGTGATGTTGGTCGAGGCCTGGCCGTCCGCCAGATAGAGCGTCACCGTCAGGACGGAGCGCGGCGCCACGGGGAACTTCAGCGGATCGGACACCATCTGCGCACCAACCGGAATGACCACGGACGGGCGCCCGTGGAAGGTCACGGACTTGGCCGTCCCCGGCTGGATCGAGCCGACCCCGGCCTGCCCACCGGCCGGGAGCGCCACCGACACCTTCGTGATGGGCAGCGCCGCACCACCGAAGGCGTTGGAGAACCGCAGCCGCAGGTTCCTGCCGCCGACCGAGACCCGCACGGTCTGCCGCAGCGTCGCGTCGTCGAAGACCCCGTCGTCCTGCGTGAACGGTGGCGGCGGCATGTTCCCCGGCTCGGTCAGCTGCGGCATGGACACCCAGCTGTCGACCCAGTGACCACCGATCTTCGGCGCGGCCGCCCCTCCACCGTTCCGAGGCGCCCCTTCCGCCCCGGTTAACGACGCGGCCACAAGTGCCACCGCGAGTAGCAGCACGGCGACCAACCGACCGGCCGGCGGCATCGAGTTCACATCCCGCGCAAGCGCGCCTGCGCGCCTGACGCGGACATGGGGTTCACGTCTCACCACACATCTCCGATCGCACTCTGCACACCAAGGCGAATGCTTCGAAACATTTCGAGCCATTTCGAAGCCTGCCGCCGAACGTACGCTGGGCCGATCACCCCGTCAAGCACCCCAATTCACCTCGCACAAATCACCGTCGCCCGGATCTCCAGCCACAGAGCACCACCAAAATCCACCTCTGAAAGCGCTCAAGGCAACTGCCGTTCCCCCATTGACCGCCCCCGCCGGTCGGCGTACCTTACCCGAGAACTCGTCCGATACATTTCGAAACTTTTAGCCGCCCGCTCCACCTCCCATCCCCTCCCGCCACCGCCCAACAGCCACTCCCTCCCACCACCAACCCACCACGCGCGCCCCGCCCTGGAGGCGTCCTCGACCATCCACCCGCGCCCCCAACTCCCAGCCGCCAACTCCCACCCAGCCCCCAACTCCTGGCTCCCGGCCCCGGCTCCCGGCTGCAACTCACTTCGAACGACACTTACGCCCTCCGAACCACCTCGTCGGCCCGCGCCGTCAACGAGACCGACGCGCGCCCGTCATGGCCACCGCCCAGGCACGCACCGGCCGGCGCACCTCCCCCCGCCCGGCCACCAGCCCCGCTACACGCACACTCCACTCCGGAAGCGCCCCCACCACCCAGGCGCGCAACGACCCGCGCAGCGCCCCCCACCCCGCCACCAGCCCCGACACACACTCCACCCCGAAACCGTCCTCCACCACCCAGGCGCGCTTCGACCCGCGCAGCTCTCCCCCGCCCCGCCACCAGCCCCGACACGCTCCACCCCGGAACCGTCCTCACCGTCCAGATGCGCTTCGACCCGCGCAGGCTCCTCCGCCCGGCCACCAGCTCCGATACACGCGCTCCTCCCCCGGAGCTGTCGTCCACACCCCCCGCCCTCACCCACCGGCAGATGTCCAAGACCCGGTACCGCCTTTCGATTTCGTGGAGGGAAGATGACCCAAGTTCCGCATTCGCGGGGACGATTCGGTTCGTGCTCGGTTCGGCATTCGTGCTGGGGGCGACATTCGGCCGGGCGTCGTCCGGGTGGGGTGACGTCGGCGGCGCTGGCTGCCGCGGCGGCCGCCGTGGTGACGGCGGTACCTGCGGTTGGGCACGCGGCCGTCGCCAGGCCGCACCCCCAGTGGCGATGCCCTAACGGATACGTCGCGCTCACCTTTGACGACGGTCCGACCGCATCGACGTTGCCGGCGCTGCTGGAGGGGCTCCGGGCCGCCGGCGCCCGGGCCACCTTCTTCAATCAGGGGAACAATGCCGAGGCCCGTCCCGACCTCGTCCGCGCCCAGCAGCGCGCCGGGATGTGGATCGGCAACCACACGAACACCCACCCGCACCTGCCCGATCTGGGTGAGCCCGCCGCGTTCAGGGAGATCCTCGGCACTCAACTGACCCTGCGCCGCATCACCGGACGGTGGCCCACGCTGTTCCGTCCGCCGTATGGGGAGACCAGCGAACAGATCAGGCGGGACGAGGCTCGTCTGAGGCTCCTGGAAGTCCTGTGGACGGTCGACTCACGGGACTGGGCGGGGGCAAGCACGGATGAGATCGTCGCGGCGGCTCGCACCCTCCAACCGGGCGGCATCCTCCTGATGCACGACTGGGCTCAGGCGTCCGTCGACGCTGTGCCGCGGATCGTCGGCGATCTCCGGGACCGCGGCCTCTGCCCGGGCAGGATCGCCTTCACCCCGCGCAAGGTTCCCTTCGGCGACACCTCCTTCCACGCGGTCGCGGCAGCACCCTGACCCCTGGCGGACCCGCCCGGCGACGGATCCGCGACGGGTGATGGCGGCCGGCCCGCCTCCCCCTCCGGGCGGGCCGGCCGGTTCCCATGGTCACGGTCGGCGACGCCGCATGGAAGTAGAACAGGATTCTGTGGAAAAGCCCTCAGCGGGCCCAGTGGGTGGGGTCGCCGCCGCCGGCACGGCGCGCGGCCAGGGCTCGGCGAGCGGTGCTCTCGACGATCGCGCGGGCCTCGCCGAGTTCGCGGTCCGTGGCCGCTACCTGAACCGGCCCTGGTGGCGCGTCAACGTGGACGGTGGCCAGCCCGACAAGGCGCTGGAACGGGTTGACGGTGAGCCGGACGCTCTGCGCGCGCGCGTGGGCGATCACATCGGTACGGCGGCAGGGCCAGCCGTGCCGGGTCACGAACACCACATCGTCCGTGCCGGCACCGTCCGCGTGGTCGATCGCAACGGCTTTGGAGGAAGCGGGGACGAGAGGAACGGCGTCCACATGCGTCCCAGGGAAGACCTGCGAGACCAGATGCATGGCGACATGGCGGGGTGCGACGGGAAGCAGCGTCGAGGACAGGGCCTGGCGCTCGCCCGCGTAGCCCGCGACGGTGACCTCGACGCGGGCCCAGCCGAGGCTCCGCCAAATCATCGGCTCGACGATGCTGACGGCCTGCACGCGTCCCGGGGGCAGCGTCTGCATGCGGGTCTCCAGGAGCCCGTAGCGCAGGCGGATGCCGTCCGGTGACATCGCGACCGTGAAGTTCGCGTACATCACGAGGGGTGCGATGACAGCGCGGATGAGGCCGAGCAAGACGGGGATGGTGACCGCCAGCATGCCGCCTTCCGCGTACATCACGAGGAAGATGAGCGAGGCCATGAAGAGCAGGACCGTCCCGAGGACGGGCAGCTTCACCACGAGGGAAGCGAACAGCACGCCGAACGGGACGCGCCACACGTGCCTTTCGGGTGCCTCTGGCGTATGTCCGGGGAGGCCTGCGGCGCGCGCGAGGAGTTCTGCGCGCAGTTGCTGTGCCGAGTTCCGCCCCAGGTAGCGGAGCGCGATCTCGCTCTGCTCGCCGCCGGCCAGTTCCACGCGCACTTCCGCCAGGGCGAACACTCTCGTCACCAGTGGGCGGACGAGATCGATGGCCTGGATCCGCGACAGCGGGATGCGGCGCTTGTTCTTGCGGAGGAGGCCGGTCTCGACGACGAGGTCGTCGTTGTCGATGCGGAAACGGACCGCGAGCCATGTCCAGAGGCCCGATCCCACCGCGATGAACCCCATGGGGACGGTCACGATGAGGAACCTGACGATCACCTCGGGCGTGAGAGCCAGGGTGATGCCGTCTTCCGTCTGGGTCAGCAGTAGAGGGAAGCCCAGCAGGACGAAGTAGATGATGAGGAAGATGAAGGCGCGCAATGGTGCCGTGGCCCAATGGAGCCTGTGCGTGCCCTCTGAGAAACGGATCGGAGGCCGCTGGGGGCCATACCCGTACGGAGGCGGACCGTACGGAGGGCCGAGAGGCCGCGGGGGCGGCCCGTACGGCGGATGTGGCGGCGGGCCATAGGGCGGCCCGGGACGGCCTTGAGGTCCGTATGGGCCGGGACCGGGGCGTCCTGGCGGCGGGCCATAAGGCCCCGGGCGTGGGCCAGGACCCGGGCCGGGGCCGCCCGGGGGTCCGTATGGCGGGCCATAGGGGCCACTCATAGCCCCATGCTCCGTTCCTCGCCCTTCTGGGCGAGCCGGTCGCGCAGCAGGGCGGCTTCAGCGCTGGGCAGACCGGGGATGGTCGCGTCCGTCGCCGCGGCGGCAGTGTGCATCCGGACGGTGGCGATCCCCATCCACCGTTCGAGAAGCCCTGCCGTGACGTCCACGAACTGCATCCGCCCGTACGGAACGACGATGAGGCGCTTGACGAACACACCGTGGGTGACGATGAGGTCGTCCGCGCGCTCGACATACCCGAACGCCCGGCGGTCGAGTTCGGCGACCAGCCACGTGAGGGCCGCCCCCAGAAGGACGGCGACAATCCACATGACGGCGGCGACCATGCCGCCGTTCCGCCACACGATGAACGCGCCCACACCACCGATGGGAATCGCCCAGAGTACGGCTGTGAGAAGCCTGTGCCAGGCGTGGCGTTTGGAAATGGGCGCCCACTGGAGGCCGCTGCCAGGCGCGAAGGCCTGGTCGGCACGGTAGGCGGGCGCCGTCTGCTGCTGCCCTTGCTGCGGCGGGTAGTGTGCCGGTACTTGACCTGGCGGCTGGCCGCCTGGTCCCGGGGCAGCGGGCGCGGGCGGGTACGCCGCGTCCTGGGGCCCAGGCTGCGCGGCGGGCTCGTACGGCGGTTCGCCGTGGCTCGCGTTCATTGCCCCCTAGTCAACCGGAAAACGAGTACCGCTCGCCATGGGACCATGAAGCGGTGATCGGAGCGGCGGAGGCGCGACCATGACCACCGAGCGGATCGTCGGGATCGGTGCGGGCGCCAAAGAGCTCGCCACCGAGGACATGACCCTCAACATCGGCCCCCAGCATCCGTCCACGCACGGTGTGCTCCGGCTGAGGCTGACGCTGGACGGCGAGCGCATCTCCGCGGCCGAGCCCATCGTCGGATACATGCACCGGGGCGCGGAGAAGCTGTTCGAGGTCCGGGACTTCCGCCAGATCATCGTCCTGGCGAACCGGCACGACTGGTTGTCGGCCTTCTCCAGCGAGCTGGGCGTCGTCCTCGCCGTCGAGCGCATGCTCGGCATGGAGGTCCCCGTGCGCGCCGTATGGATGAGAACCCTCCTGGCCGAGCTGAACCGGATCCTGAACCACCTCATGTTCCTCGGTTCCTATCCCCTCGAGGTGGGCGCCATCACCCCGATCTTCTACGCGTTCCGTGAGCGCGAGACGTTGCAGCGGGTGATGGAGGAGATCTCCGGTGGCCGCATGCACTACATGTTCAACCGGGTCGGCGGCCTGAAGGACGAGCTTCCGGCCGGCTGGACGGCGCGCGCGCGGACCGCCGTCTCCGAGGTCCGTTCCCGGATGGGCGACATCGACGACATCATCATGGGCAACGAGATCTTCCGCGCGCGCACGAGAAACGTCGGCGTCCTCACGCGCGAGCAGATCCTCCAGTACGGAGTGTCCGGGCCGATCGCACGAGCGTCCGGCGTCGACTTCGATCTGCGCCGGGACGAGCCCTACCTCGCCTACGGCGACCTCGACGTCCGTGTGGTCACCCGTACCGAGGGCGACTGCCTGGCCCGCTTCGAATGCCTCTTGGACCAGGTACACGCGTCCCTGGATCTCGCCGACGCCTGCTTGGACCGCATCGCCGAACTCCCACCGGGCCCGATCAACCAGCGGCTGCCGAAGGTCCTGAAGGTCCCCGAAGGCCACACCTACGCCTGGACGGAGAACCCTCTGGGCATCAACGGGTACTACCTGGTGTCGCGCGGGGAGAAGACCCCGTGGCGCATGAAGCTGCGTTCCGCGTCCTTCAACAACATCCAGGTCCTCACGGAGCTGCTGCCGGGCAACCTGGTCGCCGACATGATCGCCATCCTCGGCTCGATGTTCTTCGTGGTCGGCGACATCGACAAATGACCCCTGGCGAGGCGTGAAGCCTAGGCGCGGGAGGCCCGGCGGTCGCGTTCCTCCTCGTCCGGGTCCTTGGGCACGCGGCACGCGTACTCCAGGAAGAACGCCGCGGCCACCAGGACCACGGCCGCCAGGAACGTGCCGCCGCTGACGAAGAAGTCGTGCCGGGGGGTCGGCTTGTCGAGCTGGGTCGCGAGGCTGATGGCGAACCCGCCGAACACGCCCGCGATGACGGCGGCGGAGTGCGCGCTGGCCTTGCCCAGGGCGGCCAGCCGGGCCACGGCCATGGGCTCGATCGGCTTCGGCGCCTTGCGGCCCGCCTCCGGCACGCGTCCCCTCTCGGGCTTGCGGCGGATACGGCGCAGCACGTTCACACCGGTGAACCCCTCGCCCAGGGCGAGCAGCAACAGCGTCGGTACCGCCGTCCACGGCAGGGGCGGTAGCGAGACGTAGGCCGAACGCAGCACCGCCCAGGTGACGACCGCGATGACGACCACCAGGGCGATGAGGAACAGCGGACGGGACGGCTTCATGCAGGCTGCTGGAGAGCCAGGTCCTCCCGCCGGCGTACGGCCGACGGGCCACCCTCGGACTGCTTGGCCTGGGCGAGGTCACCGACGCGGCCGTGCCCCGGCAGCAGCACGTCCGGCTCGATGTCGGCCCACGGCACGAGCACGAACGCGCGCTCGTGCGCGCGGGGGTGCGGGAGCGTCAGATCGGGGTCGTCGGACGAGACGTCGCCGAACACGACGATGTCGATGTCCAGCGTGCGCGGCCCCCAGCGGACCTCGCGTTCCCGGCGCATCGAGTTCTCGATGTTCAGGACGCGCTCCAGCAGGTTCTCCGGTGGCAGCCGCGTGTCGGCCACGAGCACGATGTTGAGGAAGTCGCCCTGCTCGGGGATGTTCTCCCCGGGAGGGGCGAAGGGCGCGGTCTCGTAGACCGGGGAGACCGCCACGTAGCTCAGCCCCGGCGCGTCGAACAGCGCGTCGACCGCCTCCTGGATGTTGTCCAGCCGGTCCCCGAGGTTGCTGCCGATCGAGAACACGACACGGTGCTGGACCAGCATGTGCCCGCCGGTGGCGGTGCGGTCGGGCATGCGGTCGGACGCAGTCATGGGCGACTCCTCCTGATCTTCACGGCGACGTCCGTGAAGGGGTGCGGCACAGGCGCGCTCGGCTTGTGGACGGTGATCTCCACCTCGGACACCGCCCCATCTTCCAGACATATTGTCGCGAGCCGGTCGGCCAGCGTTTCGATGAGATTGACGGGCTCGCCCTCGACGACCGCGACCAGACGGCCCGCGAGCGTCCCGTAATCGACGGTACGCGAGAGGTCGTCCCCGGCGGCGGCGGGGCGGGTGTCGAGCCCGAGGACGGCGTCCACCACGAACTCCTGGCCCAGCTCGCGCTCGGCCGGCAGGCACCCGTGCCGCCCCCGGGCCCGCAGGCCGCGCAACTCGATGCGGTCGAGGCTCATTCTTCCTCCGCGTCCACGACGTTGAGGACGG
It encodes:
- a CDS encoding cytochrome P450 — protein: MSDVAYDPWSADFVADPYPAFERLRDERPVFFHEPTGQWVISRHEDVDALLRDRRLGRSYLHIASHEEFGQEPEADFLKPFWDLIRAGMLDVEPPVHTRLRRLVAKAFTARMVEGLRPTIRRLAGELAGDLAAEGGGDLLAAVAEPLPVNVIAEMLGVPVEDRHLLRPWSADICGMYELNPPEEVQRTAVRAAVEFSDYLRDLARARRDEPRDDLITALAQVADEGDRLTEDELIGTCVLLLNAGHEATVNATGNGWWSLFRNPGELERLRADPSLIPTAVEELLRHDTPAPMFERWVLEDMTVAGVDIPRGAEVALQFASANRDPAVFAEPNRLDLSRDPNPHITFGLGVHYCLGAPLARIELAESLGALLRTTPGLRLATEPTWKPGYILRGLEALHVEC
- a CDS encoding SGNH/GDSL hydrolase family protein; protein product: MPQLTEPGNMPPPPFTQDDGVFDDATLRQTVRVSVGGRNLRLRFSNAFGGAALPITKVSVALPAGGQAGVGSIQPGTAKSVTFHGRPSVVIPVGAQMVSDPLKFPVAPRSVLTVTLYLADGQASTNITSHPGSRTTSYMVAGDHVTDADLSGAAHTDHWYFLSGLEVWAKPTTAAAVILGDSLTDGRGSTTNKNDRWPDQLLDRLQARPATSDIAIANQAAGGNRVLHDGLGPNALARLDRDVLAQSGVQWLVVFEGVNDIGTAEAAPDAQKQVADSLIAAYDQIIVRAHAQGIRVYGATLTPFGGNTMYDDPDAYRERARQTVNAWIRTSRRFDAVIDFDRAARDASATGRLLPAHDVGDHLHLNPAGYKALADAVPAGLFRYRPLSATFGFN
- a CDS encoding polysaccharide deacetylase family protein, with product MTSAALAAAAAAVVTAVPAVGHAAVARPHPQWRCPNGYVALTFDDGPTASTLPALLEGLRAAGARATFFNQGNNAEARPDLVRAQQRAGMWIGNHTNTHPHLPDLGEPAAFREILGTQLTLRRITGRWPTLFRPPYGETSEQIRRDEARLRLLEVLWTVDSRDWAGASTDEIVAAARTLQPGGILLMHDWAQASVDAVPRIVGDLRDRGLCPGRIAFTPRKVPFGDTSFHAVAAAP
- a CDS encoding PH domain-containing protein, encoding MRAFIFLIIYFVLLGFPLLLTQTEDGITLALTPEVIVRFLIVTVPMGFIAVGSGLWTWLAVRFRIDNDDLVVETGLLRKNKRRIPLSRIQAIDLVRPLVTRVFALAEVRVELAGGEQSEIALRYLGRNSAQQLRAELLARAAGLPGHTPEAPERHVWRVPFGVLFASLVVKLPVLGTVLLFMASLIFLVMYAEGGMLAVTIPVLLGLIRAVIAPLVMYANFTVAMSPDGIRLRYGLLETRMQTLPPGRVQAVSIVEPMIWRSLGWARVEVTVAGYAGERQALSSTLLPVAPRHVAMHLVSQVFPGTHVDAVPLVPASSKAVAIDHADGAGTDDVVFVTRHGWPCRRTDVIAHARAQSVRLTVNPFQRLVGLATVHVDAPPGPVQVAATDRELGEARAIVESTARRALAARRAGGGDPTHWAR
- a CDS encoding PH domain-containing protein encodes the protein MGAFIVWRNGGMVAAVMWIVAVLLGAALTWLVAELDRRAFGYVERADDLIVTHGVFVKRLIVVPYGRMQFVDVTAGLLERWMGIATVRMHTAAAATDATIPGLPSAEAALLRDRLAQKGEERSMGL
- a CDS encoding NADH-quinone oxidoreductase subunit D gives rise to the protein MTTERIVGIGAGAKELATEDMTLNIGPQHPSTHGVLRLRLTLDGERISAAEPIVGYMHRGAEKLFEVRDFRQIIVLANRHDWLSAFSSELGVVLAVERMLGMEVPVRAVWMRTLLAELNRILNHLMFLGSYPLEVGAITPIFYAFRERETLQRVMEEISGGRMHYMFNRVGGLKDELPAGWTARARTAVSEVRSRMGDIDDIIMGNEIFRARTRNVGVLTREQILQYGVSGPIARASGVDFDLRRDEPYLAYGDLDVRVVTRTEGDCLARFECLLDQVHASLDLADACLDRIAELPPGPINQRLPKVLKVPEGHTYAWTENPLGINGYYLVSRGEKTPWRMKLRSASFNNIQVLTELLPGNLVADMIAILGSMFFVVGDIDK
- a CDS encoding DUF3180 domain-containing protein; this translates as MKPSRPLFLIALVVVIAVVTWAVLRSAYVSLPPLPWTAVPTLLLLALGEGFTGVNVLRRIRRKPERGRVPEAGRKAPKPIEPMAVARLAALGKASAHSAAVIAGVFGGFAISLATQLDKPTPRHDFFVSGGTFLAAVVLVAAAFFLEYACRVPKDPDEEERDRRASRA
- the folK gene encoding 2-amino-4-hydroxy-6-hydroxymethyldihydropteridine diphosphokinase, which produces MTASDRMPDRTATGGHMLVQHRVVFSIGSNLGDRLDNIQEAVDALFDAPGLSYVAVSPVYETAPFAPPGENIPEQGDFLNIVLVADTRLPPENLLERVLNIENSMRREREVRWGPRTLDIDIVVFGDVSSDDPDLTLPHPRAHERAFVLVPWADIEPDVLLPGHGRVGDLAQAKQSEGGPSAVRRREDLALQQPA
- the folB gene encoding dihydroneopterin aldolase, producing the protein MSLDRIELRGLRARGRHGCLPAERELGQEFVVDAVLGLDTRPAAAGDDLSRTVDYGTLAGRLVAVVEGEPVNLIETLADRLATICLEDGAVSEVEITVHKPSAPVPHPFTDVAVKIRRSRP